The following coding sequences lie in one Pontibacter sp. G13 genomic window:
- a CDS encoding GNAT family N-acetyltransferase: protein MNFQVLVAGQEHYPYAQAICDMIEEAAKARGTGIAKREAEYVRNKMEEGKAIIALEGINVAGFCYIETWDHGRYVANSGLIVSPNYRHCGLAKKIKKAAFELSRQKYPDSKLFGITTSLAVMKINSELGYKPVTFSELTTDEVFWKGCQSCPNFDILQRNEQRLCLCTGMMFDPAKTSAIPEQAPFDEKATELKSRWERYKQHLRRRDANKLIQRIRENFMKPRS from the coding sequence ATGAATTTTCAGGTCCTTGTGGCCGGGCAGGAACATTATCCCTATGCCCAAGCCATCTGTGATATGATCGAGGAGGCCGCAAAGGCGCGCGGAACCGGTATCGCCAAACGCGAAGCCGAGTATGTACGCAACAAAATGGAGGAAGGGAAGGCGATCATTGCCCTAGAAGGAATCAACGTGGCGGGTTTTTGCTACATCGAAACGTGGGACCACGGACGATATGTGGCAAACTCCGGACTGATCGTATCCCCGAACTACCGCCATTGCGGATTGGCCAAAAAGATCAAGAAGGCCGCCTTTGAACTCTCTCGCCAAAAATACCCGGACTCCAAACTGTTTGGAATCACGACGAGCCTGGCAGTGATGAAGATCAACTCCGAACTTGGTTACAAGCCTGTGACTTTTTCGGAATTGACCACGGACGAGGTATTCTGGAAAGGATGCCAAAGCTGCCCCAACTTCGATATTCTCCAGCGAAATGAGCAACGCCTGTGTCTGTGCACGGGCATGATGTTTGACCCCGCGAAAACATCCGCCATTCCCGAACAAGCTCCTTTTGACGAAAAAGCCACCGAGCTCAAATCTCGCTGGGAGCGATACAAGCAACATCTCCGAAGGCGAGATGCCAACAAACTCATTCAGCGAATCCGGGAAAACTTCATGAAGCCCCGATCCTAA
- the dtd gene encoding D-aminoacyl-tRNA deacylase: MRVILQRVAHAQVVVEGNTIGKIDQGMLVLLGVTHEDQQADIDWLVKKLMQLRVFNDPDGKMNLSIQDVEGDFLVISQFTLFANSKKGNRPSYTRSAPPDISIPMYEQFVQTLRSQFAGKVETGQFGAEMKVSLLNDGPVTIILDSKHRDF, encoded by the coding sequence ATGCGCGTGATTCTTCAACGAGTGGCCCATGCCCAAGTGGTGGTGGAAGGAAATACCATCGGGAAAATCGACCAAGGCATGCTGGTGCTGCTCGGAGTGACCCATGAGGACCAACAAGCAGATATCGATTGGCTGGTCAAAAAATTGATGCAGCTTCGGGTCTTCAATGATCCGGATGGAAAAATGAATCTTTCCATCCAAGATGTCGAAGGTGATTTCCTCGTGATCTCCCAATTCACGCTTTTTGCCAACAGCAAGAAGGGCAATCGTCCCTCCTACACGCGATCTGCACCACCAGATATCTCCATACCCATGTATGAGCAATTTGTTCAAACCCTTCGTTCGCAATTTGCGGGCAAGGTCGAAACGGGACAATTCGGAGCAGAAATGAAGGTTTCGCTCCTCAACGACGGACCTGTCACCATCATCCTCGATTCCAAGCACCGCGACTTTTGA
- a CDS encoding nucleotide pyrophosphohydrolase, whose translation MTIQEAQQTVDKWIKEIGVRYFSELTNTAMLMEEVGEVARIMARQYGEQSFKKSDEAVNLADEMADVLFVLICLANQTGIDLEDALRKNLDKKTKRDATRHQENEKLK comes from the coding sequence ATGACTATACAAGAAGCTCAACAGACCGTCGACAAGTGGATCAAGGAGATCGGCGTCAGATATTTTTCCGAACTCACCAATACCGCTATGCTCATGGAGGAAGTGGGCGAGGTGGCGCGTATCATGGCCCGCCAGTATGGTGAGCAATCCTTCAAGAAGTCAGATGAAGCGGTGAACCTCGCGGACGAGATGGCGGATGTCCTCTTTGTCTTGATTTGTCTCGCCAATCAGACGGGTATCGATCTGGAGGATGCGTTGCGCAAGAATCTGGACAAAAAGACCAAGCGCGATGCCACCCGCCACCAGGAAAACGAAAAATTGAAATAG
- a CDS encoding VanZ family protein, giving the protein MLRIITFLFTLLIIAIAVTASGNFWPELFQLSHAIPMGDKVIHFLFLGTLSLLLNLNFGVPTFRFANRDWMKITWILIGIMFLEECSQMYFPHRSFSLGDMTANTLGIWLFGKWAQHIHGKWGKAKKSTTSQV; this is encoded by the coding sequence ATGCTAAGGATCATCACATTCCTCTTCACACTTTTGATCATCGCCATTGCGGTGACCGCCAGCGGGAATTTCTGGCCGGAACTATTCCAGTTATCCCATGCCATCCCAATGGGGGACAAGGTGATACATTTCCTCTTTTTGGGTACACTTTCCCTGTTGTTGAACCTCAATTTCGGGGTACCTACCTTCCGGTTCGCGAATCGCGATTGGATGAAGATCACGTGGATATTGATCGGGATCATGTTTTTGGAGGAGTGCAGCCAGATGTATTTCCCACACAGGAGCTTCTCGCTGGGGGATATGACGGCCAATACATTGGGGATTTGGCTATTTGGGAAGTGGGCTCAACACATCCACGGCAAGTGGGGCAAGGCCAAGAAATCCACGACTTCTCAGGTCTGA
- a CDS encoding muconolactone Delta-isomerase family protein yields MFFPPLEEYMVDQIPAQRDRIQDLVEDGSIRSYTLSLRRDRFWLVMVAETDEELVDLIESLPMTDFCDYQYYPLMFHDMATYDLPRLSLN; encoded by the coding sequence ATGTTCTTTCCACCCCTCGAGGAGTACATGGTAGATCAGATTCCGGCGCAAAGAGACCGGATTCAGGATCTTGTGGAAGATGGTTCAATTCGTAGCTACACCTTGTCTCTCAGACGAGACCGGTTTTGGTTGGTGATGGTGGCGGAGACCGATGAAGAGCTAGTTGATCTGATAGAGTCTTTGCCGATGACCGATTTCTGCGATTATCAGTACTACCCACTCATGTTCCACGACATGGCGACTTACGATCTGCCACGTCTATCCCTCAATTGA
- a CDS encoding phosphoribosylpyrophosphate synthetase produces MNQQQGYQTLSEAVNDLQARGYAYDFSLKGDLLTSKNLGAHFRKGTFTVREVHRFEGMSDPSDNSVVYAIETNLGVKGVLIDGYGIYADPASAELIAHLNMQALRGSDEQTPPDQAG; encoded by the coding sequence ATGAATCAGCAGCAAGGATATCAGACGCTATCTGAAGCGGTCAACGACCTGCAAGCGAGAGGGTACGCCTACGACTTCAGTCTCAAAGGTGACCTCCTCACAAGCAAAAATCTCGGCGCTCATTTCCGAAAAGGAACCTTCACGGTACGGGAAGTACACCGGTTTGAAGGGATGAGCGATCCCTCTGACAATTCCGTGGTCTATGCCATCGAAACCAATCTCGGCGTCAAGGGCGTCCTGATCGATGGCTACGGAATCTATGCCGATCCTGCCTCTGCTGAGCTGATCGCTCACTTGAATATGCAGGCGCTCCGAGGGTCCGACGAACAGACACCGCCTGATCAGGCTGGATAA
- a CDS encoding FtsX-like permease family protein, protein MHDAPQPPKWAIRWFEWFCSDDYREYILGDLYELFHERLESLGPKAARRRFVWDVLMLCRPFLWKRFRLNALDHLSYQTDMFRHYFIASFRNLKRQRWHTAINVLGLTLGFVCSLIIFLKIDYEWKVDTHHEDADRIFRMVRTDTEFGNTSYSVGSPYPMYDALKLDFQEECEVILQIDQNFRSILVQPKNGQSPAPSYKENDHLIFASEEFFEVFSYQWLQGDPLTALEAPNAAVISTSLAEQYFGTTDVLGKTLTLELEHPVTIQGVVADPPKTTGFPFKLIVNYAWRGGKPRTGEWGGTSSSAQVFVKLAPTISQSQFEELLPAFTLKHQGEYHAEIREQFLQPISDIHFNGELPSLDGRFIPKRTIGSLALVAILLLVIACINFINLNSVLVFRRAKEIGIRKVLGSHQSQLIQYFLTETLMITLFSFLAALAIVPVVLPGLSEILGTELVLDMQIFMSKPFMLYSLGTLLGVGLLAGAYPAWQLSRLIPSQTIKQQSVSGSNGQRWFRKVLITSQFAVGQALIVCTLVMARQVDYFHETPIGLDQAGVVEFDFANSDAEESQMAKQAARIKHELLSSPYIDQVTFSNTGSISSSSWSGNFSGFLGEKEYKTEAEIKAVEYGYFETYGIELMGGKNMSEGSPSSEVWINETLLKEFGFDQAEEVIGMESEVWGFEGRIVGVVKDFNTSSFHERLYPVMIQKVPAYHTGAMRIQTEHTQEAIAHLEKIWKAEFPQQVFEFRFLDDRIAEFYQEEVQSTKLFQLFSGIALLIGCLGLIGLISFVVTRRSKEIGIRKVLGASKSSIIWMFSTEYAWLILFGFLISAPVGYFAMSGWLEQYPYRVNWSGWEFGLALGITGLVALATVGLRAWKAATNNPVEALKNE, encoded by the coding sequence ATGCATGATGCCCCACAACCTCCCAAGTGGGCGATCCGGTGGTTTGAGTGGTTCTGCTCCGATGACTACCGAGAGTACATTCTGGGAGATCTGTACGAACTATTCCATGAGCGACTCGAATCCCTCGGCCCGAAAGCGGCCAGAAGGCGATTCGTGTGGGATGTGTTGATGCTTTGTAGACCCTTTTTGTGGAAGCGATTTCGGCTCAATGCGCTTGACCACCTTTCATATCAGACCGACATGTTCAGACATTACTTCATTGCCAGTTTCCGCAATCTCAAACGCCAACGCTGGCATACCGCCATCAATGTGCTGGGGCTGACCTTGGGATTTGTGTGTTCCCTGATCATTTTCCTCAAAATCGACTATGAATGGAAGGTCGATACCCACCACGAGGATGCAGATCGCATTTTCCGAATGGTGCGCACAGATACCGAATTCGGCAATACCAGCTATTCCGTGGGGAGTCCTTACCCGATGTATGATGCCCTCAAATTGGATTTTCAGGAGGAATGCGAAGTGATCCTTCAGATTGACCAAAATTTTCGATCCATTCTTGTACAGCCAAAGAATGGCCAGTCTCCTGCTCCTTCCTACAAGGAGAATGATCATCTGATTTTTGCCTCGGAGGAATTTTTCGAAGTCTTTTCCTACCAATGGTTGCAAGGCGATCCGCTCACAGCCCTCGAAGCTCCCAATGCAGCAGTCATCTCAACCTCGCTGGCAGAACAGTATTTTGGAACGACCGATGTACTCGGCAAGACCCTTACGCTCGAACTTGAGCATCCCGTGACCATTCAAGGGGTAGTGGCTGATCCGCCTAAGACCACGGGATTTCCCTTCAAATTGATCGTCAATTATGCGTGGCGGGGAGGCAAACCTCGCACCGGAGAATGGGGCGGCACATCTTCCAGCGCCCAAGTATTCGTCAAATTGGCACCAACCATCAGTCAATCGCAATTTGAGGAACTGCTTCCGGCCTTTACCCTCAAGCATCAGGGCGAGTATCATGCGGAGATTCGGGAGCAGTTTCTACAGCCGATCTCGGACATCCACTTCAATGGAGAACTCCCGAGTCTAGATGGCAGATTCATCCCCAAGCGTACGATTGGCTCACTGGCATTGGTGGCCATCTTGTTGCTGGTGATCGCATGTATCAATTTTATCAACCTGAATTCCGTACTCGTTTTCCGACGGGCCAAGGAGATCGGAATCCGCAAGGTCTTGGGAAGTCATCAAAGCCAATTGATCCAGTACTTCCTGACTGAGACACTCATGATCACGCTCTTTTCATTCTTGGCGGCCTTGGCGATCGTTCCAGTGGTCCTTCCCGGTCTAAGTGAAATTCTGGGAACCGAATTGGTGCTGGACATGCAAATCTTCATGAGCAAGCCCTTCATGCTCTACTCACTCGGCACATTGTTGGGCGTAGGATTGTTGGCGGGTGCCTATCCCGCATGGCAGCTGAGTCGCCTCATCCCTTCTCAGACGATCAAGCAACAATCGGTCTCAGGAAGCAATGGACAGCGTTGGTTCCGCAAGGTATTGATCACTTCGCAATTTGCGGTCGGACAAGCTTTGATCGTCTGCACCTTGGTGATGGCCCGTCAAGTGGACTACTTCCATGAAACGCCCATCGGCCTCGATCAAGCAGGAGTGGTGGAATTTGATTTTGCCAATAGCGATGCGGAGGAATCCCAAATGGCCAAGCAAGCTGCGAGGATCAAGCATGAATTACTCAGCAGTCCATACATCGATCAAGTAACCTTCTCCAACACGGGGTCCATCTCCAGTTCTAGCTGGTCTGGCAATTTCTCTGGATTTCTTGGAGAAAAGGAGTACAAAACCGAGGCGGAAATCAAGGCTGTCGAATACGGGTATTTCGAGACCTACGGCATCGAATTGATGGGCGGTAAAAACATGTCCGAAGGATCTCCAAGTTCCGAAGTCTGGATCAATGAAACTCTGCTCAAAGAATTTGGCTTCGATCAGGCCGAAGAGGTCATCGGGATGGAATCGGAAGTATGGGGATTTGAAGGCCGAATCGTGGGCGTAGTCAAGGATTTCAACACTTCCTCATTTCACGAACGTCTGTACCCTGTCATGATCCAGAAGGTCCCAGCCTATCACACGGGCGCCATGCGGATTCAGACCGAGCACACGCAGGAGGCGATCGCCCATTTGGAAAAAATCTGGAAAGCAGAGTTTCCACAGCAAGTCTTCGAGTTTCGATTCCTCGATGATCGGATCGCAGAATTCTATCAGGAAGAAGTGCAGTCTACCAAGCTCTTTCAGCTCTTTTCGGGAATTGCCCTGCTGATCGGCTGCCTCGGATTGATCGGACTCATCTCCTTCGTGGTGACGCGCAGATCCAAAGAGATCGGTATCCGCAAGGTCCTGGGTGCCTCCAAATCCAGCATTATCTGGATGTTCTCCACCGAGTATGCTTGGCTGATCCTGTTTGGTTTCCTCATTTCGGCTCCTGTCGGATACTTCGCCATGAGCGGTTGGCTTGAGCAATATCCGTATCGCGTGAACTGGAGTGGTTGGGAATTTGGCCTTGCGTTGGGCATCACTGGTCTGGTTGCCCTTGCCACGGTGGGGTTGAGAGCATGGAAAGCTGCCACCAACAATCCCGTTGAAGCCCTGAAAAACGAATAG
- a CDS encoding helix-turn-helix transcriptional regulator, with protein sequence MGNYLGALEEIVLLSIGILGEQAYGVSIQTEIDQRTGHKHSMGALHSTLSRLEGKGMIRSQMGGATAERGGRRKRFFQLTASGEAALLEAKQLRENFWSSFPGWALDT encoded by the coding sequence ATGGGAAATTATCTCGGAGCGCTTGAGGAAATTGTCCTGCTCTCCATCGGAATTCTCGGAGAACAAGCCTATGGGGTTTCCATCCAAACAGAAATCGACCAGCGGACAGGGCACAAGCACAGCATGGGAGCATTGCATTCCACGTTGAGTAGACTTGAGGGCAAAGGCATGATCCGCTCCCAAATGGGCGGGGCAACTGCCGAACGCGGTGGCCGCAGGAAGCGATTCTTTCAGCTTACGGCCTCGGGAGAAGCGGCATTGCTAGAAGCCAAACAGCTCCGTGAAAACTTCTGGTCCTCATTTCCCGGATGGGCCCTAGACACCTAA
- a CDS encoding arginine decarboxylase, with the protein MRITSMQSYLDFLNQSYFFPPEGFQVLEDELYFHGVNLMELIETYKTPLRFTYLPVIGNRINDARSYFDQAIKEVGYEGEYTYCYCTKSSHFKHIMVEVLKHKVQLETSSAFDMPMIRSLYRGGHLQKDILVVCNGFKDLEYKQHIVDMIHDGFTNIIPVLDNREELNFYDSELEDPCQLGMRLATEEPPDSSFYTSRLGIRADDILDLYNKKIKDHPNFKVVLLHFFVHTGIRDTPFFWSELRKFVNLYCQFRKINPNLTKLDIGGGMPFRDSLDFEFDYQYVVTEIVKTIQEICLENDVPTPDILTEFGSYTVAESSCTLFKVLGKKMQNDREKWLMIDGSIISMLPDVWALNRRFMLLPINNWEMEYERVYIGGMTCDSDDYYNHEAHVDAIYLPKTRRQQFIGFFHTGAYQEVLSGVGGLHHCLMPDPKHVLLDESPDGSRHVRVLHEEQNSKQVMKILGYKN; encoded by the coding sequence TTGCGCATTACGTCCATGCAGAGCTATCTGGACTTTTTGAACCAGTCTTATTTCTTCCCCCCGGAGGGATTCCAGGTGCTGGAAGATGAACTGTACTTTCACGGGGTCAACCTGATGGAGTTGATCGAAACGTACAAGACGCCGCTGCGATTTACCTACCTACCCGTAATCGGCAATCGGATCAATGATGCCCGATCCTATTTTGATCAGGCCATCAAGGAAGTTGGCTACGAAGGTGAATACACCTATTGCTACTGTACCAAGAGCTCCCATTTCAAGCATATCATGGTGGAGGTCCTCAAGCACAAGGTGCAATTGGAGACTTCTTCTGCATTTGACATGCCTATGATTCGATCTTTGTATCGTGGGGGTCATTTACAAAAAGACATATTAGTGGTGTGCAATGGCTTCAAGGACTTGGAGTACAAGCAGCACATCGTCGATATGATCCACGATGGATTCACGAATATCATCCCGGTCTTGGACAACCGCGAGGAATTGAACTTCTACGATAGCGAGTTGGAAGATCCTTGTCAGCTTGGGATGCGGCTTGCCACGGAGGAACCACCGGACTCAAGCTTCTACACCAGTCGTCTGGGCATTCGGGCGGATGATATTCTGGATCTCTACAACAAGAAGATCAAGGATCATCCAAACTTCAAGGTGGTGCTCCTTCATTTTTTTGTGCACACGGGGATTCGGGATACGCCCTTCTTCTGGAGTGAGCTCCGGAAATTTGTCAATCTGTACTGCCAATTCCGCAAGATCAATCCCAACCTCACCAAGCTCGATATCGGGGGAGGAATGCCCTTCCGTGATTCGTTGGACTTCGAATTTGACTACCAGTACGTCGTCACGGAAATCGTCAAGACTATTCAGGAGATTTGTTTGGAAAACGATGTCCCAACTCCTGATATCCTCACCGAGTTCGGTAGTTATACTGTGGCCGAAAGTAGCTGTACGCTGTTCAAGGTATTGGGGAAAAAGATGCAAAACGACCGTGAGAAGTGGCTGATGATTGACGGAAGCATCATTTCTATGCTACCCGATGTATGGGCCCTCAATCGCCGTTTCATGCTGTTGCCCATCAACAACTGGGAAATGGAGTATGAGCGGGTCTACATTGGGGGAATGACGTGTGATAGTGATGATTACTACAATCACGAAGCCCATGTCGATGCGATCTATTTGCCCAAAACCCGTCGCCAGCAATTCATCGGATTTTTCCATACAGGCGCATACCAAGAGGTTCTCAGTGGGGTGGGTGGATTGCACCATTGTCTGATGCCGGACCCCAAGCATGTCTTGTTGGATGAATCGCCGGATGGATCTCGCCACGTCCGAGTATTGCACGAAGAGCAGAACAGCAAGCAGGTCATGAAGATCTTAGGATACAAAAATTGA
- a CDS encoding agmatinase family protein has protein sequence MNVEERYGTFNPNDPGVANGKLFGLPHAVEDCKLVVIPVPWEVTVSYGTGTADGPEKMLEASLQVDLFDSEFPDGWKQGIGMLEIPMHLKELSEHWQQVAQSIIQAQAAGEKLAEESAMVEGINAACEEMNAWVRSQSLACLDRGQIPVVLGGDHSTPLGQIQALAEKMGPFSILQIDAHCDLRNSYEGFQYSHASIMHNALQLPEIQRLVQVGIRDYCQEEHEYVEASEERVLMFEERYRMAHRYYGRTWQEQCSEIIGHLPELVYVSIDIDGLDPSLCPHTGTPVPGGLQFEELIFLFREVLRSGRQIIGFDLVEVAPGPDGNEWDANVGARLLYRLANLSLLFHKQAEA, from the coding sequence ATGAACGTGGAGGAACGATATGGAACCTTCAACCCCAACGACCCTGGGGTGGCAAATGGTAAGCTGTTTGGCTTGCCTCATGCTGTAGAGGATTGTAAGCTAGTGGTCATACCCGTGCCTTGGGAAGTGACGGTATCCTATGGAACGGGAACGGCTGATGGGCCGGAGAAGATGCTGGAAGCTTCTCTTCAGGTGGACCTCTTCGACAGTGAGTTTCCGGATGGATGGAAACAGGGTATCGGGATGCTGGAAATCCCAATGCATTTAAAGGAACTAAGCGAGCATTGGCAACAAGTCGCCCAATCCATCATCCAAGCTCAAGCTGCCGGAGAGAAGTTGGCGGAAGAATCTGCGATGGTCGAAGGGATCAATGCTGCTTGCGAAGAGATGAATGCTTGGGTGAGATCCCAATCTTTGGCCTGTCTTGATCGAGGTCAAATCCCAGTGGTATTGGGAGGAGACCATAGCACCCCGCTCGGACAAATCCAGGCGTTGGCAGAGAAGATGGGACCCTTCAGCATCCTTCAGATTGATGCCCATTGCGACTTGCGAAATTCCTATGAAGGCTTTCAGTACTCTCATGCATCCATTATGCACAACGCCTTGCAACTTCCTGAAATCCAGCGATTGGTACAGGTGGGGATTCGGGATTACTGCCAAGAAGAGCATGAGTATGTAGAGGCCAGTGAGGAACGAGTACTCATGTTCGAGGAGCGCTACCGAATGGCCCATAGGTATTACGGCCGGACATGGCAGGAGCAATGCAGCGAAATCATTGGTCATCTGCCTGAATTGGTCTATGTCAGTATTGATATCGATGGACTTGATCCGAGCTTGTGCCCCCATACTGGAACTCCGGTTCCCGGTGGGCTTCAATTTGAGGAACTGATCTTTTTGTTCAGGGAAGTCCTTAGATCAGGTCGTCAAATTATTGGATTTGACTTGGTGGAGGTAGCTCCGGGGCCTGATGGGAATGAATGGGATGCCAATGTCGGTGCAAGACTTTTGTACAGACTGGCCAATTTGTCATTACTTTTTCACAAACAGGCAGAAGCCTGA
- a CDS encoding deoxyhypusine synthase family protein has translation MKGPISQFIEHHYLHFNAAAMVDAAKGYETHLLKGGNMMVTLAGAMSTAELGKSLAEMIRQDKVQIISCTGANLEEDIMNLVAHKSYKRVPHYRDLSPKEEWDLLQGGFNRVTDTCIPEEEAFRRIQDPIFKRWKDAEEAGKRFFPHEYMYQMLLGGDLEAHYEIDPKDSWMLAAAEKNLPIVVPGWEDSTMGNIFASYCIKELLKPSTVKSGIEYMTWLAGWYKEHGGGAGVGFFQIGGGIAGDFPICVVPMMYQDLELTETPFWQYFCQISDSTTSYGSYSGAVPNEKITWGKLDIDTPKFIVESDATIVAPLMFAWILGW, from the coding sequence ATGAAAGGTCCGATCTCTCAATTTATTGAACATCACTATCTGCATTTCAACGCTGCGGCGATGGTGGATGCAGCCAAAGGATATGAAACCCATTTGCTCAAAGGGGGCAACATGATGGTTACCTTGGCAGGAGCCATGAGTACTGCTGAGCTGGGCAAGTCGCTTGCCGAGATGATTCGCCAGGACAAAGTGCAGATCATTTCATGTACAGGTGCCAATCTAGAGGAGGATATCATGAACCTTGTTGCGCACAAGTCCTATAAGCGAGTTCCACATTACCGAGATCTCAGTCCCAAAGAAGAGTGGGATTTGCTTCAAGGCGGGTTCAATCGGGTGACAGATACCTGCATCCCAGAGGAGGAAGCTTTTCGAAGAATTCAGGACCCTATCTTCAAGCGCTGGAAAGATGCTGAGGAGGCTGGGAAACGCTTTTTTCCGCACGAGTACATGTACCAAATGCTTTTGGGTGGAGATCTGGAAGCCCATTACGAGATCGATCCCAAGGATAGCTGGATGCTGGCTGCTGCGGAAAAGAACCTTCCGATCGTGGTACCGGGCTGGGAGGATTCGACGATGGGAAACATCTTTGCCTCTTACTGTATCAAGGAGCTGCTGAAACCCAGTACAGTCAAGTCTGGCATCGAATATATGACCTGGCTTGCGGGATGGTACAAGGAGCATGGTGGAGGAGCAGGTGTGGGGTTCTTTCAAATCGGTGGAGGAATTGCTGGTGACTTCCCTATTTGCGTGGTCCCCATGATGTATCAGGATCTGGAATTGACAGAAACCCCATTCTGGCAGTATTTCTGCCAAATCTCAGATTCTACCACAAGTTATGGCTCTTATTCAGGAGCTGTGCCCAACGAAAAAATCACTTGGGGTAAACTCGATATTGACACGCCCAAATTCATTGTGGAATCAGATGCGACGATTGTTGCGCCCTTGATGTTTGCTTGGATTTTGGGGTGGTAA
- a CDS encoding class I SAM-dependent methyltransferase has product MALAQHKSLDIRYRQQVDNSREYLVPFIERRLNIGPDTHVLEIGCAEGGVLRPFLEAGASIAGVDLSPARVATAKENFKEEIAQGRAEFVAQNVYEEAFLSKHKGRYDLILLKDTIEHIPDQEKFIPYLKNFLKPEGKIFFGFPPWRMPFGGHQQTNKNKFLAMLPWYHLFPRSIYSAILKAGGETDKQVEDMLEIKDTGINLGRFEKILKQDNWEVLERTLFLFNPIYRYKFGLTPREQFPILGDIPFVRDFVTTAGWYLVSPRK; this is encoded by the coding sequence ATGGCACTTGCACAGCATAAATCTCTTGATATCAGGTATCGCCAGCAGGTAGATAATTCGCGAGAATACTTGGTCCCATTTATTGAGCGTCGGCTCAACATAGGACCCGATACACATGTGTTGGAGATTGGTTGTGCCGAAGGTGGGGTATTGCGTCCTTTTTTGGAAGCGGGAGCGAGCATTGCAGGGGTGGATTTGTCGCCGGCACGAGTTGCCACCGCCAAGGAGAATTTTAAGGAAGAAATTGCGCAGGGAAGGGCCGAGTTTGTGGCTCAGAATGTCTATGAGGAAGCTTTTCTATCAAAGCACAAAGGGCGGTATGATCTCATTCTGCTCAAGGACACCATCGAACATATCCCTGATCAGGAGAAATTCATTCCTTACCTAAAGAACTTCCTCAAGCCAGAAGGCAAGATTTTCTTTGGGTTTCCACCATGGCGTATGCCTTTTGGCGGGCATCAGCAGACCAACAAGAACAAGTTCTTGGCGATGCTTCCGTGGTATCATCTGTTTCCGAGGTCTATCTATTCGGCGATTCTGAAGGCGGGTGGGGAGACCGACAAGCAGGTGGAAGATATGCTGGAAATCAAGGATACCGGCATTAATCTTGGTCGATTCGAAAAGATCTTGAAACAAGACAATTGGGAGGTTTTGGAACGAACGCTATTTCTGTTCAATCCGATCTACCGCTATAAATTTGGACTGACTCCTCGTGAGCAATTTCCCATTTTGGGGGATATTCCCTTTGTCAGGGATTTTGTGACGACTGCAGGCTGGTACTTGGTTTCGCCTAGAAAATAG